A single window of Alosa alosa isolate M-15738 ecotype Scorff River chromosome 11, AALO_Geno_1.1, whole genome shotgun sequence DNA harbors:
- the pkp3a gene encoding plakophilin-3a, whose translation MASDGAFLSALQPNTSVSTYALPSEIQLGHGSSLSDEAARAKRVQQQVALRLAEKTSTLPRQNGSASQNATSDYGTASMKHLTASPGFSSRSYGYSSSSSRGGGGGGGGGGAGVGSALAQYAVTRGYTSRSAVDGGNRMKISMGGGASGGGGAGGSSMYYYDDMRLGGGGGGGGYHTLGGGGGGYHTLGGGGGTYQAIGGGGSGGAYHTIGGYQTAGGFQGGGGGGYQVTSGGGGGGFQGGGYQQQTTMMRTMSRAPPPDVDTISLRSMRLQPTPVSSWVQDDSDSLVSEQQHPFYAANGISQAATSSAGQIRATTLPTMRRCLSGTLASSGSGMMEESVERQYSFKGPAHRTISRINQRNNRMSMGSTSGGSVYGGGGGFVMSGSQSNMGGRISRAMSTKSMQSVGKGLDVFDGELTGSMSNLAGISSLDMPTAINYLETSDPSLQMLGAAYIQHECYHNSEAKNQVNQMKGIPLLVKLFNSESEEVQRYATGAARNLIYENMGNKVALIEAGGIPQLSEALQQQDNELRKNITGILWNLSSKDNLKEKLARETLSELTKQILVPLSGLENPEFIEQNASEKEIFFNTTGCLRNLSSVNEKTRHQMRETNRLVDALVDYIQNCMEDTKVEEKGVENAMCVLRNLSYQLYTEMPPSAKLKLEGPTRGDEISKAEAMGCYTPQSRKAKKKQNPAQLTFSEVSKVPHGIEWLWHPQVVGLYNGVIQKCEINATSREAAAGALQNITAGDTQWASKLSRVALEQERMLPVVLDHLRTTNDLELRSLTGFLRNLSRHAYNKNDMATKVVNNLVSKLPSDGQQKEPSNDVVVNICGTLNNLVICSEVAARDITYFDGLPKLIGIKTSHDNSSGKQKAAKAAATVLSNMFQYKKLHKEYKKKGYGRQDFADLTI comes from the exons ATGGCCTCTGATGGTGCCTTTCTGTCCGCGTTACAGCCCAACACATCTGTCAGTACCTACGCACTCCCCTCGGAGATCCAGCTTGGTCATGGGAGCTCACTTTCGGACGAAGCAGCGAGGGCAAAACGCGTTCAGCAGCAAGTAGCGTTGCGTCTGGCAGAGAAGACTTCCACTCTTCCCCGACAGAACGGCTCAGCCTCGCAAAACGCCACGTCAG acTACGGAACTGCATCTATGAAACACCTAACAGCCAGCCCGGGGTTCAGCTCTCGCTCCTATGgatacagcagcagcagcagcagaggaggaggaggtggaggaggaggaggaggggcaggCGTG GGTTCAGCACTGGCCCAGTATGCAGTTACTAGAGGCTACACCTCCCGCTCGGCCGTGGACGGCGGAAACCGCATGAAGATCAGCATGGGTGGAGGCGCCAGTGGTGGCGGAGGGGCCGGAGGCTCCAGCATGTATTACTATGACGACATGCGCCTCGGCGGAGGCGGAGGTGGTGGCGGGTATCACACACTCGGCGGAGGCGGTGGCGGGTATCACACACTCGGTGGCGGCGGTGGCACTTATCAAGCAATCGGTGGCGGCGGCAGCGGTGGTGCATATCACACCATTGGCGGTTACCAGACAGCAGGCGGCTTccaaggtggtggaggaggcggTTACCAGGTTACCAGTGGCGGCGGTGGAGGTGGTTTCCAGGGCGGCGGCTACCAGCAGCAGACGACCATGATGCGCACCATGAGCCGGGCACCACCACCCGACGTGGACACCATATCGCTGCGCTCCATGCGCCTGCAGCCTACACCCGTGTCCTCGTGGGTGCAGGACGACAGCGACAGTCTGGTGTCCGAGCAGCAGCACCCCTTCTACGCGGCCAACGGCATCTCGCAGGCGGCCACCTCCTCGGCCGGCCAGATAAGGGCCACCACTCTGCCCACCATGAGGCGCTGTCTGAGCGGGACGCTGGCTAGCTCCGGCAGCGGGATGATGGAGGAGAGCGTGGAGCGCCAGTACTCCTTCAAGGGTCCGGCGCACCGCACCATCAGCCGCATCAACCAGCGCAACAACCGCATGAGCATGGGGTCAACCAGCGGCGGCTCCGTCTACGGAGGAGGGGGCGGCTTCGTCATGTCCGGCTCCCAAAGCAACATGGGGGGTCGCATCAGCAGAGCCATGTCCACTAAGAGCATGCAGAGCGTGGGCAAAGGCCTGGACGTGTTTGACGGAGAGTTAACAGGCAGCATGAGCAACTTGGCAGG AATCAGCAGCCTGGACATGCCCACTGCCATTAACTACCTGGAGACTTCAGATCCCTCCCTTCAGATGTTGGGTGCTGCCTACATTCAGCATGAGTGTTACCACAACAGTGAGGCCAAGAATCAG GTGAACCAGATGAAGGGCATTCCTCTGCTGGTGAAGCTGTTCAACAGCGAGAGCGAGGAGGTGCAGCGCTACGCCACGGGGGCCGCGCGCAACCTCATCTACGAGAACATGGGCAACAAGGTGGCGCTGATCGAGGCCGGGGGCATCCCGCAGCTCAGCGAGGCCCTCCAGCAGCAAGACAACGAGCTCCGCAAGAACATCACAG gtATTCTGTGGAACCTTTCCTCCAAGGACAACCTGAAGGAGAAGTTAGCTAGAGAGACCCTGTCGGAACTGACCAAGCAGATTTTGGTGCCACTATCAGGACTAGAAAACCCAGAGTTCATTGAACAGAATGCCTCCGAGAAGGAAATCTTCTTCAACACCACAGGCTGCCTCAG GAACCTGAGCTCAGTGAATGAGAAGACCAGACATCAGATGAGGGAGACCAACAGGCTGGTGGACGCACTGGTGGACTACATACAGAACTGCATGGAGGACACCAAGGTGgaggagaag ggTGTGGAGAACGCCATGTGCGTGCTCAGGAACCTCTCCTACCAGCTGTACACCGAGATGCCCCCCTCTGCTAAGCTGAAGCTGGAGGGCCCCACTAGAGGGGACGAGATCTCCAAGGCCGAGGCCATGGGCTGCTACACCCCCCAGAGCAGGAAGGCCAAAAAG AAGCAGAACCCGGCCCAGCTGACCTTCTCAGAGGTGTCCAAGGTGCCCCATGGCATAGAGTGGCTGTGGCACCCCCAGGTGGTGGGGCTGTACAACGGCGTGATCCAGAAATGCGAGATCAACGCTACGTCGCGCGAAGCCGCCGCCGGGGCCCTGCAAAACATCACTGCTGGCGACACACAG tgGGCATCCAAACTGAGTAGGGTTGCTCTCGAGCAGGAGAGGATGTTGCCTGTGGTTCTTGATCACCTGAGGACCACTAATGACCTGGAACTCCGCTCTCTCACAGGTTTCCTCAGGAACCTGTCCCGCCACGCCTACAACAAGAATGACATGG CTACAAAGGTGGTCAACAACTTGGTATCCAAGCTTCCGAGTGACGGGCAGCAAAAAGAGCCGTCCAATGATGTGGTGGTCAACATCTGTGGAACGCTCAACAACCTGGTGATCTGCAGCGAGGTCGCAGCCAGGGACATCACCTACTTCGACGGCCTGCCAAAGCTGATAGGCATCAAAACATCCCATGACAACAG TTCTGGCAAGCAGAAAGCAGCCAAAGCCGCAGCGACAGTCCTCTCCAACATGTTTCAGTACAAGAAACTACACAAGGAATACAAGAAG AAAGGATATGGGAGACAGGACTTTGCTGACCTGACCATCTGA